CGGAGATGGTGTGAGCAGCAGATCCGCCAAGGCATCGGTGACAACTCGATTGATTTCTTCCGGCATAGTGCGATCGAAACTTCGAAGTCCGGCTTCCACATGGGCCACCCGAATCCCTAGCTTGGCGGCCACCAGAGTGCAGGCCATAGTGGAATTCACATCGCCCACCACCACAACCCAGTCAGGCCTGTGCTCCAGGCACACGTCTTCAAAACGGGCCATAATCGCCGCCGTCTGCTTGGCATGCGATCCGGACCCCACTTCGAGGTTGATGTCGGGTTCGGGAATTCCTAGTTCACGAAAAAAGACTTCCGACATCATCACATCGTAATGCTGGCCCGTATGCACCAGAATGGGTGACAAAACCCCGTTGCCGGATACGGATTCGTTCCAGCGCCGAATGGCGTGCATGATGGGAGCCACCTTCATGAAATTGGGTCTGGCCCCGGCAATAATGCTGATCCTCACGACCCAAAAACCTCCATACTAAACTTCCCCACTTTTACGCCCTCCCCGTTCAAGGCTTCCCCTTTGACCATCTCCCGATTCACCACTTCCCGTCTCACGCCTTCCGGATTGACAATCTCCGGATCACGAACTCCCGATTCACGATTTCCCGATTCAAGACCTTTCGCTTCACGACTTCACGTTTTCAAAACTTGCGCATATACCTTTTCCCAATTCACGACTTCCCCATTGACGATTTCTCAATTGACGACCTCACGACTTCAAGCCCCTGCCAGAGGGCAAGACCCCCCACAATACCCACCACGTTGAAAAGAAGGTCCGTCAGGGATCCGTAACGGCCTGGAACAAAGGCTTGGGCTGTTTCCAGAATACCACTGTAAAGGACGGTGCTTATTCCCACTGCGATAAATGTCAAAACGCGACGTCTCTTGCCGGCGTCCATGAAGGTCTGAAGTGCGATCAACGACAACAAGCCGAAACACGGAATATGCATGAGGTTTTGGACATTCGCCGAAATATTCACCAGGAATCTTGGGGTCCAGGCATGGGAATCCATCGGCGCCAAAGCAAGGACAGTGAGCACCCCTAAGTAAACAATCAAAACAATGCCCCATGTACGCCTGGACAAGTTCACTTGCCGGATCTCACAAAGAGCCTCCAGCATCCCATGCCCCATGTACGCCTGGACAAGTTTAAGCTCCCGTTTTGTGGCGCATGAACCACCGATTTCATAAGTTCAAATAACTGGTGCAACTCATGAACCGGCAATTTCCAAAGCGCATGATGAGCCGAAGCAAGCGTGCGGCGGTGCGGGACAGGTTGACGTAGTGACGAAAACGACTCACCGGATCGACACCGCAGACTCGAGGCTGCATCGGGTCGCATTCCCACGGGTGCATGTAAAAAACGTAGGCCCCTTGAGATCGAAGGATTTTGGAAACGCCCGCAGCAAAAAGATCAAAAGGTACCAGACGAAAATAACCGCCGCCAGCCCACGGCAGTGTCCGCCCTAAAATTTTAAGATTGCTTACCGGAAGCTCATAAAATTTGGGCTGCACTTCGTAGGCGATGCCCCTTCGCGTTCCGTTCAGGGTCAGAGTGCCGTAGCGAGGGTTCAATCCAAAAGAATTGTAGCTGGAATCGTATCGGTACCCAGCTTCTTCTACCTGTTCGAGGATTCTGTCTGAAATGGAAAAGCCCGGAGCCCGATAGCCCAAAACGGGACTCCCGAGAATGTCTTCCAATAAAGCTTTGCTGCGCATTAAGTCCTCTTGTAAATCGCACGGTTTTTCGTGCACACAGAGGCGATGCCAGTATCCGTGAGAAGCCACTTCAT
The DNA window shown above is from Desulfosoma sp. and carries:
- a CDS encoding VanZ family protein — protein: MLEALCEIRQVNLSRRTWGIVLIVYLGVLTVLALAPMDSHAWTPRFLVNISANVQNLMHIPCFGLLSLIALQTFMDAGKRRRVLTFIAVGISTVLYSGILETAQAFVPGRYGSLTDLLFNVVGIVGGLALWQGLEVVRSSIEKSSMGKS
- a CDS encoding polysaccharide deacetylase family protein, which codes for MDRSTATLLDVLEEGERCLGRPVKATFFVLGSVAERFPQLVHEIHRRGHEVASHGYWHRLCVHEKPCDLQEDLMRSKALLEDILGSPVLGYRAPGFSISDRILEQVEEAGYRYDSSYNSFGLNPRYGTLTLNGTRRGIAYEVQPKFYELPVSNLKILGRTLPWAGGGYFRLVPFDLFAAGVSKILRSQGAYVFYMHPWECDPMQPRVCGVDPVSRFRHYVNLSRTAARLLRLIMRFGNCRFMSCTSYLNL